Proteins co-encoded in one Corallococcus macrosporus genomic window:
- the rdgC gene encoding recombination-associated protein RdgC: protein MPVLRGAVTFSRFRTEPAKDAPSDVKRWLTKGLKSHAFEPIDRRSEEERAAGFVELENPESSEFATGNLFYGEYALFAFRIDTLKVPGSMMKSELDKWSAAFGKENGRPPARAEKNKQRAELKQLLRQRAVPRTSVLDVTWNLKTQTVQVWAASRKTVDEICVALEGALAVKVIGITPASMAQRAGIDEKALGPTAELIGMDLPATASVEDAHGEA from the coding sequence ATGCCTGTCCTACGTGGTGCCGTGACCTTTTCGCGCTTCCGGACCGAGCCGGCCAAGGATGCGCCGTCCGACGTCAAGCGCTGGTTGACCAAGGGACTCAAGTCCCATGCCTTCGAGCCCATCGACCGCCGCTCCGAGGAGGAGCGCGCCGCCGGGTTCGTGGAGCTGGAGAACCCGGAGTCCTCCGAGTTCGCCACCGGAAACCTCTTCTATGGCGAGTACGCCCTGTTCGCCTTCCGCATCGACACGCTGAAGGTGCCCGGGTCGATGATGAAGTCGGAGCTGGACAAGTGGTCCGCCGCCTTCGGCAAGGAGAACGGCCGGCCGCCCGCGCGCGCGGAGAAGAACAAGCAGCGCGCGGAGCTCAAGCAGCTCTTGCGTCAGCGCGCCGTCCCGCGCACCAGCGTGCTGGACGTGACGTGGAACCTGAAGACGCAGACGGTGCAGGTCTGGGCCGCGTCGCGCAAGACGGTGGATGAGATCTGCGTGGCGCTGGAAGGCGCCCTGGCGGTGAAGGTGATTGGCATCACGCCCGCGTCCATGGCGCAGCGCGCGGGCATCGACGAGAAGGCCCTGGGCCCCACGGCGGAGCTCATTGGCATGGACCTGCCGGCGACGGCTTCGGTGGAGGACGCCCATGGCGAGGCGTGA